One Onychomys torridus chromosome 17, mOncTor1.1, whole genome shotgun sequence genomic window carries:
- the LOC118569072 gene encoding CD209 antigen-like protein B — translation MSGSTEARMQQLGSVEDEEWMVSGTMCSRKSSRLRSNSGIKSLAGCLRYSQTPLVLQLLSFLFLAGFLLIILIQVLQLGPSLGLERCRPCPWDWTFLLGNCYFFSKSQRNWNNAVKACQEVEAQLVIIESDEEQTFLQQTSKAKGPTWMGLSDLKKEATWLWVDGSPLASRFQKYWNRGEPNNVGKEDCVEFAGDGWNDSKCELQKFWICKKSATPCTAS, via the exons ATGAGTGGCTCCACGGAAGCCAGGATGCAGCAGCTGGGTTCTGTGG AGGATGAAGAGTGGATGGTCAGTGGTACCATGTGTTCTAGAAAAAGCTCCAGACTACGATCAAATTCTGGAATCAAGAGTTTGGCAG GATGCCTGAGATACAGCCAAACCCCcttggtcctgcagctgctctccTTCCTGTTCTTGGCTGGATTCCTGCTGATCATTCTCATTCAAG TTCTCCAGCTAGGGCCTTCTCTAGGTCTAGAAAGGTGTCGTCCCTGCCCCTGGGACTGGACGTTCCTCCTAGGAAACTGTTACTTCTTCTCCAAGTCCCAGCGGAACTGGAACAATGCTGTCAAGGCTTGCCAGGAAGTGGAGGCTCAGCTGGTCATCATCGAAAGTGATGAAGAGCAG aCCTTCCTGCAGCAGACCTCTAAGGCTAAAGGACCAACCTGGATGGGGCTGTCAGACCTGAAGAAGGAAGCCACATGGCTGTGGGTGGATGGCTCACCTCTGGCATCCAG ATTCCAGAAGTATTGGAATAGAGGAGAGCCCAACAACGTTGGGAAAGAAGACTGTGTGGAATTTGCTGGGGATGGCTGGAATGACTCCAAATGTGAACTCCAAAAGTTCTGGATCTGCAAGAAGTCTGCAACCCCGTGCACTGCCAGCTGA